CTCGACCTTGCCCTGACCCGTGATGCGGCCGAAACCCTTCACCACGTCGACCTTGTTCTTCTTCATCAGGAATTCGATGCCCTTGGTCAGGGCTTCGACGCTGTCGTCCTTGGCCTTGTGCATCTGGGAAAGGTTCAGCTTGGGCTTCACCTCGATGCCGATGCCGGCGAACTCGACGTTGGCGGCCTCATACAGCTCCGAAGCGTGCAGCAGGGCCTTGGAGGGCATGCAGCCGACGTTCAGGCAGGTGCCGCCCAGCGTGGCGCGCTTCTCGACCAGGGCGGCCTTGAGGCCCAGTTGGCCGGCGCGGATGGCGGCGTTGTAGCCGCCCGGCCCGCCCCCGATGATCACCACGTCATAGGTCTGGGAAGCGGCGTCGGCCATGAGGTCCTCTGATCGGTCTGGCGCTGGATACGAAATGCGCTGGGAAGGAAGCGGCGCGGACACTAGCGCCGCTCCCGGCGGGGTCAACCGCCAGGCTCCATATAGGCCGCGATCGCGCGCGGGGCCATGCGGACGGAGACACAATGGGCGGAAAAGCGAAACGGGGCCCGATCTTGCGACCGGACCCCGTTTTCCACGCTTCGACTGGAGCGGGCGAGGCGATTCGAACGCCCGACCCTCACCTTGGCAAGGTGATGCTCTACCCCTGAGCTACGCCCGCACTCCGTTGGGAGCGATGTGCTGCTCCCCGTCGAGGAAGGGGCGTATAGCGGACCGACTTCGGATCGCGCAAGCCCCTTTTTCGATTTTCGTCCAATCCGTCGATTTTTTTCGAATAGCCCTGAAACTTCACACGAAAACGGCCCCCGAAACGCCCGCGCGGACGCCTCGGAGGCCGCTTCAAAGCGCCGCCGCCTGCCGCCGCTACGCGCCCCGCCCGCTCAAGCAGCGAGCCGCCGCGCGGCGAGCGTTAGCGGCCTTGCCGCTCCTCGCCTTAGCGAGGCGCGAGACGGATCGCCCCGTCCAGACGGATGCACTCGCCGTTGATGTAGGTGTTCTCGGCCAGATGCAGGGCCAGGGCGGCGTAGTCGGCCGGCGTGCCGAGGCGCTTGGGGAAGGGGATCATGGCGGCCAGGGCGTCCTGCACCTTCTGGTCCATGCCCGCCATCATCGGCGTCCACATGATGCCCGGCAGGATGGTGTTGACCCGCACGCCCTCGTTCATCAGGTCGCGCGCGACCGGCAGGGTCATGGCGTAGACGCCGCCCTTTGACGCCGAATAGGCCGCCTGGCCGATCTGGCCGTCCTGAGCCGCGACCGAGGCGGTGTTGATGATCAGGCCGCGCTCGCCGTCCTCCATCGGCTCCAGCGTGACCATGCCCGCCGCCGACTGCGACAGAACGCGGAAGGTGCCGAACAGGTTGATCGAGACGGTGCGCTCGAACTGGGCCATGTCGTGGGCGCGGATCTCGCCGGTGTCCTTCTTGCGGCTGACGGTCTTCTGGCCGGTGGCGATCCCGGCGCAGTTGACGGTCAGGCGCTCCTGGCCGTGGGCGGCGCGCGCCTTGGCGAAGCCGGCGGAGACGCTGTCGTCCGACGTCACGTCGACCTTGCAGAAGACGCCGCCGATCTCCTGGGCGATGACCTCGCCGCGCTCCTCGTTCAGGTCGAACAGGGCGACCTTGACGCCCTTGGCCGCCAGGGCGCGCGCCGTGCCTTCGCCAAGGCCCGAAGCCCCGCCCGTCACCACCGCCGCGATCGAAGCGTCGAGTTTCATGGAAGTCGTCCTATATTCGATTGAACCGAGTGCTCGTGCGAGGATTTAGCGGCCATGACCGCAAAGACCAACGGAATGTCGCCTGATGACGCCATCAATCCTGACAAGGCCCTGGTTCCCGCCGTGCAGAAGGTGAACGAGTTGCGCGTGCGCAAGGGCTTCTGGCCCAAGATGCGGCACACCGCCGCCCGCATCCCCTTCGCCCAGCAGGCGGTCGCCGCCTGGTACGCGGCCCAGGACCCCAAGACCCCGCTGGCGGCCAAGGGCCTGATCCTGGGGGCGCTGGCCTATTTCGTCATGCCGGTGGACGCCATTCCCGACATCTTCGCCGGCATCGGCTTCACCGACGACGCGGCGGTGATCGCCGCCGTGCTGGCCACCCTGGGCGCGCACCTGAAGCCGCGCCACCACGATCAGGCGGCGCAGGCGCTGAAACGTCTGCGGGAGGACGAGGAATAAATCCTTCTCCCCTTGTGGGAGAAGGTGGGCGCCGGAGGCGCTCGGATGAGGGGTGTCGGCGCCTGGTCTGAAACCCTGTCGCCGTCCCTCTGCATCAATCACCTGAATGCCGCGCTCACACCCCTCATCCGGCCCTGACGGGCCACCTTCTCCCACAAGGGGAGAAGGATGCTCCGATCAATCTTCCACCTTCACCACGATCTTGCCGACAGCCGTGCGGTCGCTAAGGGCCTGGATGGCCTCGTGGGCGCGTTCCAGCGGGAAGGTGCGGCTGACGCGCGGCTTGATCTTGCCCTCGGCGTAGAGCTGCATCAGCTCGGCCATGTTGGCGGCGTGGGCCTTGGGGTCGCGGGCGACGGCGGCGCCCCAGAAGACGCCGATGACCGACACCGACTTCAGCAGCGTCAGGTTCAGCGGCAGGGACGGAATCCCCGCCGGGAAACCCACCACCAGATAGCGCCCGTTCCAGTCCATCGCGCGCAGGGCCGGCTCGGCGTAGTCGCCGCCCACCCCGTCGAAGACCACATCGGCACCGTCGCGGCCGGTCGACAGCTTGAACTCGCCCGACAGCGTCTTCTGCGCCGCCTTGTCCATCGGGCCGGACGGGTAGATCAGGCCGTTGTCGGCTCCCAACTCCAGCGCGAACTCCACCTTGTCGTTGGTCGAGGCGGCGGCGACCACGCGTGCGCCCATCGCCTTGCCCAGCTCGACGGCGGCAGCCCCGACGCCCCCCGCCGCGCCCAGCACCAGCAGGGTCTCGCCCGGCTGCAGCTGCGCCCGGTCCTTCAAGGCGTAGTAGCTGGTGCCATAGGTCATGATGAAGCCGGCGGCGGTCTCATAGTCCATGCTGTCGGGAATGGGGATCAGGGTCTCGGCCCTGACCTTCAGTCGCTCGACCATGCCGCCCCAGCCGGGCACGGCGACGACCCGGTCGCCCCGGAACACGCCCTTCACCCCCTCGCCGACGGCGTCGACCACGCCCGCGACCTCGGCCCCCGGTGCGAAAGGGCGCTCGGGCCTGAACTGGTATTTGTCGGCGATGATCAGGGCGTCGGGATAGTTGACGCCCACCGCCTTGACCTCGATCACCACCTCGCCCGGTCCGGGCGTGGGGTCCATGACCTCCTCGACGACAAGCGATTCCGGGCCGCCGGGAGCCTTGGACAGGACTGCGCGCATTAGGAACTCTCTTCAGCCACCCCCGCCGGCCATGGCGCCGACACGCCAGCGACGCTAATCAGCCTGCGGCCCGATGCAAAGAGGCCGAACAGGTTCTGAGGAGACGATCATGGCGAAACCCGCCCTCATCCTTCACGGCGGCGCCGGGGCCCGGCGCGAGCGCAACTACGACGCCGAGGTCGCCAACATGCGCCAGGTGGTCGAGGCGATGAAGGCGCGGCTGGACGCCGGCGCCTCGGCGCTGGACGTGGCGGTCGAGGCCGTCGTCATGCTCGAAGACTCCGGCCTCTACGTCGCCGGGCGCGGCGCCTCGCCCAATCTGGCGGGCGAGTATGAGCTGGACGCCAGCCTGATGGACGGCGCGACCGGCAAGGCCGGGGCCGTGGCCGCCCTGCAGGGGTTCCGCAACCCGGTCGTCGCCGCCCGCGCGGTGATGGACCGCACCCCCCACGTCATGCTGGCCGGAAGCGGCGCCGCCCGCTTCGCCGCGGAACAGGGCCTGACGCGCGTGGAGGACCCCGCCGCCTGGTTCACCGGCGCGGGCAAGGGCGAGGACAACCACCCGCCCAGCATGTTGAGCCACGGCACCGTCGGCTGCTGCGTGCTGGACAGCCAGGGCCGTCTGGCGGCCGCCACCTCGACCGCGGGCGTGTTCGGCAAGATGCCGGGCCGCGTCGGCGACACCCCCATCCCCGCCGCCGGGACTTGGGCCGACGAGCACGCCGCCGTCTCCTGCACCGGCCAGGGCGAATATTTCATCCGCGTCGCCGCCGCCGCCCGCACCGCCTTCGGCGTCGCCGCCGGTCATTCGCTGGCCGAGGCCTCTCAGAGCGTGGTCGACCGCATCGGCGCCCTCGGCGGCGACGGCGGCCTGATCGCCCTGGACCGGGAGGGGAACATCGCCGCACCCTACAACAGCCAGGGCATGAAGCGCGCCTGGCTGGCGACCGACGGCCTAATCGGGGTCGAAGTGTTCGAGCGGTGAACCGTCGCGAGGGCGGCGCCGCCCTCGCCTCCTCCCCATCTGCGCCGCGCCCGACCGGTCCTGCGCCCGTCCTCGACCGTGACCCGGGGCCTCAGCTCGGGCCTGACCTGGGGCCTGATCTGCAGCAGGGTCGGCGAAGGGCTGGAACAATAAGCTTCGCCGGGCGCTTGGCCCCCATGCTGACGACCAAGATGAACCCCCGCGTCTTCTGGGGGGCCAGCGCGATTGCGGGCGGGCTGCTGCTGCTCGCCCTGATGGCGCCCGCTACGTCCGACCTGCTGTTCGGGCGCGCCCAGGCCTGGGTCATAGACACGTTCGGCTGGTTCTACGTGGCCTCGGTGGCGGGCTTCCTGCTGTTTGTGGCGGTGCTGGCGGTCGGGCCGACCGGACGGCTGAAGCTGGGGCCGGACGACGCCGAGCCGGACTTTCCCTATGTCTCCTGGCTGGCCATGCTGTTCGCGGCGGGCATGGGCATCGGCCTGATGTATTTCGCCGTGGCCGAGCCGGTTCAGCACTACATCGCCCCGCCCGAGGCCCAGCCCGACACGCTGAACGCCGCGCGCGAGGCCATGGTCATCACCTATACCCACTGGGGCGTGCATGCCTGGGCCATCTACGCCGTGGTCGGCCTCAGCCTGGGCTATTTCGCGCACAGGAAGGGTCTGCCCCTGACCATGCGGTCGAGTCTCTATCCCCTACTGGGCAAGCGGGTGAATGGTTGGCTGGGCGATGCGGTCGACATCTTCGCCATCTGCGGCACGCTGTTCGGCATCGCCACCTCCCTGGGGCTGGGCGTGGCGCAGATGAACTCGGGACTGAACTACGTCTTCGGCGTGCCCAGCCATGTGATGATGCAGGTCGGGCTGATCGCCGTGGTCATGGGTGCGGCGACGATCTCGGTCCTGACGGGCGTAGACAAAGGGGTGCGGCGACTGTCCGAGTTGAACCTCGTCATCGCCGTCTGCCTGATGCTGTTCGTGCTGATCGCGGGGCCGACGCTGTTCCTGCTGCGGGCCTATGTGCAGAATTTCGGCCTGTATCTGGATCATTTCTTCGTCCGCACCTTCACCCTCTACGCCTATGAGCCGCGCGCCTGGATGGCGGACTGGACCCTGTTCTACTGGGCCTGGTGGATCGCCTGGTCGCCGTTCGTCGGCATGTTCATCGCCCGCATCTCACGCGGGCGGACCGTTCGGGAATTCCTGATCGGCGTGCTGCTGGTGCCGTCGGCTTTCACCTTCCTGTGGATGACGGTCTTCGGCAATTCGGCCATGAGCCTGGACCTGAGCGTGGCGGCGGGGGCGATCTCGGAGGCCGTTCAGGCGGACCTGTCGACGGCCCTGTTCCGCTTCCTGGAGTATCTGCCGGGGACGGCGATCACCTCGATCCTGGCCATCGCCCTGGTGGCGGTCTTCTTTGTCACCTCGGCGGATTCAGGCTCTCTGGTGATCGACACCCTGGCCTCGGGCGGCGCCGAGGACACGCCGCGTTGGCAGCGCATCTACTGGTGCCTGGTGCAGGGGCTGGCGGCGGCCCTGCTGCTGCTGGCCGGCGGGCTCGGCGCCCTGCAGGCGGCGACACTGGTGGCGGCCCTGCCCTTCGCCGTCATCATGATCCTGGCCTGTTTCGGCTTGGCGCGGCAGATGAACGCCGACCTGAAGGGCGAGGCCGTCGAGACCGACGCGGCGCCGCTGCGCGAACAGCTCAAGCGCATCCTAGCCCCCGCCAGCCGCCGCGATATTGATCGCCAGATCGCACGCCACGGCGCCCCGGCGCTGGAAGAGGTGCGCGCCGCCGTGGCCGCCGAGGGGCTGGAGAACAGCGAAGTGCAGAGCGACGAGAACGGCGTCTGGCTGAGGGTCGAGCACGCCAACGGACGGGACTTCCTGTATCGACTGGGCGCCCGGTCGCGACCTCGCCCCGCCCTGACCGCGCTGGAGGCCCCCGAAAGCCGCCGGGCGCTGGAGTGGCGGCTCAGCGCCGTGACCGGCGACGGCGCCCGCCCGCGCGACGTGACCGGCTTTACCCGCGCCCAGATCGTGGCGGACGTGCTGGAGCACCTGCAACGCTGGCGGCTGGCCGCCTAGGTCAGACTCCCCCTTGGCCCCGGAGACGGGCGGCGGTAGCGTCGCCGCTCAGTCTTCGGGAGCGTTCTTGATGTCCATCCGCCTGTCGCGCCGCGCGGCGCTGATTTCGTCCGCCGTCGCCGCCACGGGCGCGGCCCTGCCGACGACCGGCTGGGCCCAGACCAGCGCCGATACACGCTCCGACGAGGAGATCGCCGCCGCCGCCGACGCCTGGGTGCAGCGCTGCATGGCCGCCTGGCCGGAGCAACCCGCCGTGTCGCTGGCCCTGGTGCGCGACGGCAAGACGGTGCTGGCCAAGGGTTACGGCGTACGCCGCCAGGGCAAGGCCGAGCCGGTCGATGAGCACACCCTGTTCGCCATCGCGTCGAACTCCAAGAACGTCACCGCCGCC
Above is a window of Brevundimonas naejangsanensis DNA encoding:
- a CDS encoding SDR family oxidoreductase, with the translated sequence MKLDASIAAVVTGGASGLGEGTARALAAKGVKVALFDLNEERGEVIAQEIGGVFCKVDVTSDDSVSAGFAKARAAHGQERLTVNCAGIATGQKTVSRKKDTGEIRAHDMAQFERTVSINLFGTFRVLSQSAAGMVTLEPMEDGERGLIINTASVAAQDGQIGQAAYSASKGGVYAMTLPVARDLMNEGVRVNTILPGIMWTPMMAGMDQKVQDALAAMIPFPKRLGTPADYAALALHLAENTYINGECIRLDGAIRLAPR
- a CDS encoding YkvA family protein, whose product is MTAKTNGMSPDDAINPDKALVPAVQKVNELRVRKGFWPKMRHTAARIPFAQQAVAAWYAAQDPKTPLAAKGLILGALAYFVMPVDAIPDIFAGIGFTDDAAVIAAVLATLGAHLKPRHHDQAAQALKRLREDEE
- a CDS encoding NADPH:quinone oxidoreductase family protein gives rise to the protein MRAVLSKAPGGPESLVVEEVMDPTPGPGEVVIEVKAVGVNYPDALIIADKYQFRPERPFAPGAEVAGVVDAVGEGVKGVFRGDRVVAVPGWGGMVERLKVRAETLIPIPDSMDYETAAGFIMTYGTSYYALKDRAQLQPGETLLVLGAAGGVGAAAVELGKAMGARVVAAASTNDKVEFALELGADNGLIYPSGPMDKAAQKTLSGEFKLSTGRDGADVVFDGVGGDYAEPALRAMDWNGRYLVVGFPAGIPSLPLNLTLLKSVSVIGVFWGAAVARDPKAHAANMAELMQLYAEGKIKPRVSRTFPLERAHEAIQALSDRTAVGKIVVKVED
- a CDS encoding isoaspartyl peptidase/L-asparaginase family protein, giving the protein MAKPALILHGGAGARRERNYDAEVANMRQVVEAMKARLDAGASALDVAVEAVVMLEDSGLYVAGRGASPNLAGEYELDASLMDGATGKAGAVAALQGFRNPVVAARAVMDRTPHVMLAGSGAARFAAEQGLTRVEDPAAWFTGAGKGEDNHPPSMLSHGTVGCCVLDSQGRLAAATSTAGVFGKMPGRVGDTPIPAAGTWADEHAAVSCTGQGEYFIRVAAAARTAFGVAAGHSLAEASQSVVDRIGALGGDGGLIALDREGNIAAPYNSQGMKRAWLATDGLIGVEVFER
- a CDS encoding BCCT family transporter, coding for MLTTKMNPRVFWGASAIAGGLLLLALMAPATSDLLFGRAQAWVIDTFGWFYVASVAGFLLFVAVLAVGPTGRLKLGPDDAEPDFPYVSWLAMLFAAGMGIGLMYFAVAEPVQHYIAPPEAQPDTLNAAREAMVITYTHWGVHAWAIYAVVGLSLGYFAHRKGLPLTMRSSLYPLLGKRVNGWLGDAVDIFAICGTLFGIATSLGLGVAQMNSGLNYVFGVPSHVMMQVGLIAVVMGAATISVLTGVDKGVRRLSELNLVIAVCLMLFVLIAGPTLFLLRAYVQNFGLYLDHFFVRTFTLYAYEPRAWMADWTLFYWAWWIAWSPFVGMFIARISRGRTVREFLIGVLLVPSAFTFLWMTVFGNSAMSLDLSVAAGAISEAVQADLSTALFRFLEYLPGTAITSILAIALVAVFFVTSADSGSLVIDTLASGGAEDTPRWQRIYWCLVQGLAAALLLLAGGLGALQAATLVAALPFAVIMILACFGLARQMNADLKGEAVETDAAPLREQLKRILAPASRRDIDRQIARHGAPALEEVRAAVAAEGLENSEVQSDENGVWLRVEHANGRDFLYRLGARSRPRPALTALEAPESRRALEWRLSAVTGDGARPRDVTGFTRAQIVADVLEHLQRWRLAA